Proteins encoded together in one Priestia aryabhattai window:
- a CDS encoding group-specific protein — translation MSKCNLDHSIEDVQQKFNSQSKWLPEDVRLLFHEFIVRNPSQTTLNEMFHLLKKYDLVDEQERKERDRKIKWLILNKEDTKA, via the coding sequence ATGAGCAAATGTAATTTAGACCACTCAATAGAAGATGTACAGCAGAAGTTTAATTCGCAGTCAAAATGGCTGCCAGAAGATGTTCGCTTGTTATTTCATGAGTTTATCGTACGAAATCCTTCGCAAACAACATTAAACGAGATGTTTCATTTGTTGAAGAAATATGATTTGGTCGACGAACAAGAAAGAAAAGAGCGAGATCGAAAAATCAAATGGCTGATATTAAATAAAGAAGATACGAAAGCTTAA
- a CDS encoding GcvT family protein — protein MEHKRIVVIGAGIIGCSIAYYLSKMGQRNITVIEQGPLFETGGSTSHAPGLVFQLSFSKILTTLASQTVETFKELSTDEQRSFYPVGSLEVARTSERLEDLKRKAGVASSWGIEASLLSPQECAKKNPLICPDRICGGLYVPSDGIAKPLHAVDRMTRFSKECGVEFYGHTEVTNIEVTNGQVKAVYTSAGKFEADIIVCCAGFWGPRIGEMVGVTIPLQPMAHQYVFTNDLLELDGETEEAATPLIRDQDNSIYFRQVEKGLGIGSYQHEPFPVELSDITKYGETKEMPSVKPFTPKDFEKPWEDAMALIPALKQAGIKKGMNGIFSFTPDGMPLLGESQTVQGFWVAEAIWVTHSAGVAKQMAEWMMNGAPTVDLELCDINRFDTYACSPAYYKQRSIEEYEEVYSIHHPFMQRKVSRNMRVSPFYMRQQELKAYFNEKAGWEQPQWYEANSSLISTYEKMMVIRDGWSAEYWSPIIEAEHLHTRQHAALYDTTAAKKRLEIKGEGALQFLQKLTTGNIDITVSQSIRTCMLHELGGIKDQIMVIRKGISTFLIVCTGAVEASWIQKHVPQNGQVVFQDVTSGTCSVALIGPKATEVMESVVQRSDLSGAWIQGQAKTLFIENVSVLALRDSYGEMESWELITTFDQGLNLWDLLIEKGQPYQLIAGGDRALENLRIESLSLKSGKDFWSEHHPYEVNLHEMVDLTKPVFIGKEALLDRQRKDSETVLATLILDDPSAIVMGYEPVFYGETALGFVTSAGYSYSLGKGIVHTLLSQAVNEEMVLEVEYFGQRYKAKMMTHSPAMV, from the coding sequence ATGGAGCATAAGAGAATAGTAGTGATAGGAGCTGGAATTATCGGGTGCAGCATTGCCTATTATTTAAGTAAAATGGGGCAACGAAACATAACAGTGATTGAGCAAGGCCCTTTGTTTGAAACGGGAGGATCTACTTCTCACGCTCCAGGGCTTGTATTTCAGCTTAGCTTTTCAAAAATCCTGACAACACTGGCTTCTCAAACAGTCGAAACCTTTAAAGAGTTGAGTACAGATGAACAGCGCTCTTTTTACCCTGTTGGCAGTTTAGAAGTAGCCCGTACATCCGAGCGATTAGAAGATCTAAAGAGAAAGGCTGGTGTTGCCAGCTCATGGGGAATTGAAGCTTCTCTTCTTTCACCGCAGGAATGCGCGAAAAAAAATCCGCTGATTTGTCCTGACCGTATTTGCGGAGGTCTCTATGTTCCGTCAGACGGTATTGCCAAACCTTTGCATGCTGTTGATAGAATGACTCGTTTTTCTAAAGAGTGCGGCGTAGAGTTTTACGGTCATACAGAAGTGACAAATATTGAAGTAACAAATGGTCAAGTAAAAGCAGTGTACACGAGCGCTGGAAAGTTTGAAGCAGATATAATCGTGTGCTGTGCCGGATTCTGGGGGCCTCGCATCGGAGAAATGGTAGGTGTAACGATTCCTCTTCAGCCAATGGCTCATCAATATGTGTTTACAAATGATTTACTTGAATTGGATGGAGAAACGGAAGAAGCCGCAACTCCTCTTATTCGAGACCAGGATAATTCAATTTATTTTCGTCAGGTAGAGAAAGGGCTTGGGATTGGATCATATCAGCATGAGCCGTTTCCAGTCGAACTCAGTGACATTACCAAATACGGAGAAACAAAAGAAATGCCGTCTGTCAAACCTTTTACGCCGAAGGATTTTGAAAAGCCATGGGAAGATGCAATGGCATTAATTCCGGCATTAAAACAAGCGGGAATAAAAAAAGGAATGAACGGTATCTTTTCCTTCACGCCCGATGGGATGCCGTTGCTTGGCGAATCACAAACAGTACAGGGATTTTGGGTAGCCGAAGCCATATGGGTAACTCACTCTGCAGGTGTCGCTAAGCAAATGGCTGAATGGATGATGAATGGTGCACCGACTGTGGATTTAGAGCTATGCGATATTAATCGTTTTGATACGTATGCATGCAGCCCTGCTTATTACAAACAGCGGTCTATTGAAGAGTATGAAGAGGTTTATAGCATTCATCATCCATTTATGCAGCGAAAAGTATCGCGAAACATGCGCGTAAGTCCATTTTATATGCGTCAACAAGAACTAAAAGCGTATTTTAACGAAAAAGCAGGGTGGGAGCAGCCGCAGTGGTATGAAGCTAACTCTTCGCTTATATCAACTTATGAAAAGATGATGGTAATAAGAGATGGGTGGTCCGCTGAATATTGGTCACCAATTATTGAAGCTGAACATTTGCATACTCGTCAGCATGCAGCGCTTTACGATACAACAGCAGCAAAGAAAAGGTTAGAAATTAAAGGAGAAGGAGCTCTCCAGTTTTTACAGAAACTAACGACAGGAAATATAGACATTACAGTAAGTCAAAGCATACGTACATGTATGTTGCATGAGCTAGGCGGCATAAAAGATCAAATAATGGTTATTCGCAAAGGTATATCAACTTTTTTGATTGTTTGTACAGGGGCTGTAGAAGCAAGCTGGATTCAAAAACACGTGCCTCAAAACGGTCAAGTTGTTTTTCAAGATGTAACGTCAGGGACATGCAGTGTAGCATTAATCGGCCCTAAAGCTACAGAAGTAATGGAGTCCGTGGTTCAGCGTTCAGACCTTAGTGGCGCTTGGATTCAAGGGCAAGCGAAAACGCTGTTTATCGAAAATGTTTCAGTTCTTGCTCTGCGTGATTCCTACGGGGAAATGGAGAGCTGGGAATTGATTACTACTTTTGATCAAGGCCTGAATTTATGGGATTTATTAATTGAAAAAGGACAGCCTTATCAGCTGATTGCTGGGGGAGACCGAGCTCTTGAAAACCTTCGAATTGAATCTCTTTCGTTAAAAAGCGGGAAAGACTTTTGGAGCGAACATCATCCATATGAAGTCAATCTTCATGAAATGGTTGATTTAACAAAACCAGTTTTTATTGGAAAGGAGGCATTGCTTGATCGTCAGAGAAAAGATTCTGAAACAGTATTGGCAACGCTTATATTAGATGATCCTTCAGCAATAGTAATGGGATATGAGCCGGTCTTTTATGGAGAAACGGCCCTCGGATTTGTGACAAGTGCTGGCTATTCATACAGTTTAGGAAAAGGAATTGTACACACCTTATTATCTCAAGCTGTAAATGAAGAAATGGTCTTAGAAGTTGAATACTTTGGTCAGCGATACAAAGCAAAAATGATGACACACTCCCCAGCGATGGTTTAA
- the hxlA gene encoding 3-hexulose-6-phosphate synthase: protein MELQLALDLVNISEAKEVVQEVQEYIDIVEIGTPVVINEGLKAVKEIKEAFPSLKVLADLKIMDAGAYEVMKASEAGASIITILGATDDSTIKGAVEEAKKQGTQILVDMINVKNLEQRAKEVDALGVDYICVHTGYDLQAEGETPFEQLQTIKRVVKNAKTAVAGGIKLNTLPEVVQSQPDLVIVGGGITSEKDKRNVAEEMKKLVKQATLV from the coding sequence ATGGAACTTCAATTAGCATTGGATCTTGTAAATATTTCAGAGGCAAAAGAAGTAGTGCAGGAGGTTCAAGAGTATATCGATATTGTAGAAATTGGTACTCCAGTTGTGATTAACGAAGGGCTAAAAGCAGTCAAAGAAATCAAGGAAGCATTTCCGTCTTTAAAGGTATTAGCTGATTTGAAAATCATGGATGCAGGTGCTTATGAAGTAATGAAAGCTTCTGAAGCGGGTGCTAGTATTATTACCATCCTTGGCGCTACTGACGATTCGACTATAAAAGGCGCTGTAGAAGAGGCCAAAAAACAAGGAACGCAAATTCTTGTTGATATGATTAATGTAAAAAACCTTGAACAACGTGCAAAAGAAGTAGATGCACTCGGTGTTGACTATATTTGTGTACACACAGGATATGATCTTCAAGCCGAAGGAGAAACACCGTTTGAGCAGCTTCAAACGATTAAACGAGTTGTGAAAAATGCAAAAACAGCAGTGGCAGGAGGCATTAAACTGAATACACTTCCAGAAGTTGTGCAGTCACAGCCTGATCTTGTGATTGTAGGCGGGGGTATTACAAGTGAAAAAGACAAAAGAAACGTTGCAGAGGAAATGAAAAAATTAGTAAAGCAAGCAACTTTGGTCTAA
- a CDS encoding NAD(P)/FAD-dependent oxidoreductase — protein sequence MTHNELFDVTIIGGGPAGLYSAFYSGLREMKTKLIEYQPKLGGKLHVYPEKMIWDVGGQTPITGAKLIEQLVEQGLTFDPTVVLNEKVESISRLEDGIFKLTSSSGQHHYSKTIILAVGGGILNPQKLKIEGAERFEISNLNYTVKSLQHFKNKTVIVSGGGNSAIDWANELEPVAKKVYITYRNSELNGHEAQVRQLINSSAQCLLNTSITKLVADATHEFIEKVELTNHQTGEISYLPIDEVIINHGYERDTELLKNSELHIKTSDDCYVAGSAASETSVEGVYAAGDILMHEGKVHLITGAFQDAANAVNKAKQFIQPTAAKAAMVSSHNEVFKKRNSALIKQMMT from the coding sequence ATGACACACAATGAACTTTTTGATGTGACAATTATAGGCGGGGGACCGGCTGGCCTTTATTCTGCCTTTTATAGTGGACTAAGAGAAATGAAAACAAAGCTGATTGAATATCAGCCAAAGCTAGGCGGGAAACTTCACGTTTATCCTGAAAAAATGATTTGGGATGTAGGCGGACAAACTCCTATTACTGGTGCGAAGCTTATTGAACAGCTTGTTGAACAAGGGCTGACGTTTGATCCAACTGTTGTTTTAAATGAGAAGGTTGAATCCATTTCCCGCTTGGAAGATGGTATTTTTAAGCTGACGAGTTCTTCAGGCCAACATCATTACTCTAAAACCATTATTCTGGCTGTTGGAGGAGGTATTTTAAATCCGCAAAAGCTCAAAATTGAAGGAGCAGAACGATTTGAAATATCAAACTTAAACTACACGGTTAAATCTTTGCAGCATTTTAAAAATAAAACGGTGATTGTTTCCGGGGGAGGCAATTCAGCCATTGATTGGGCAAATGAGCTAGAGCCCGTTGCTAAAAAAGTATATATTACGTACCGAAACAGTGAACTAAACGGCCATGAAGCACAAGTGAGACAATTAATAAACAGTTCAGCTCAGTGTCTGCTTAACACATCTATTACAAAATTAGTGGCTGATGCTACGCATGAATTTATCGAAAAAGTTGAACTGACTAATCACCAAACCGGTGAGATTTCTTACTTGCCGATTGACGAAGTTATTATTAATCACGGTTATGAAAGAGACACAGAACTGTTAAAAAACAGTGAATTACATATCAAAACGAGTGATGACTGCTATGTTGCAGGCAGTGCAGCAAGCGAGACATCTGTAGAAGGCGTATATGCAGCGGGAGATATTCTCATGCATGAAGGGAAAGTCCATTTAATTACAGGTGCTTTTCAAGACGCTGCTAATGCCGTAAACAAAGCAAAACAATTCATTCAGCCCACTGCTGCTAAGGCAGCTATGGTTTCTTCTCATAATGAAGTATTCAAAAAGCGTAATTCAGCATTAATTAAACAAATGATGACGTAA
- a CDS encoding Bcr/CflA family efflux MFS transporter, protein MIHNPTGKKRLGLAFLLSTLAILGPLNIDMYLPSFPAIADHLDARASLVQLSLTSCLLGLAIGQIVIGPISDAKGRKRPLLISISLFMLSSLLCALAPTITALVIARFLQGFTASAGVVLSRAIVRDVFSGRELTKFFALLMVINAFAPMIAPMAGGAILLLPFASWHTIFLFLSLIGLLIVLTISMRLKETLPIENRTPSSIGHSVRTMGSLLQDRSFIGYALIVGLVHGGSFAYVSGTPFVYQGIYHVSPQVFSILFGINGLAIVTGSFIIGRFSGILHERSLLRIAVITAVSATSVLLIMTMLKGPLATLVIPIFIYMISIGMTITSSVTLAMKNQGHRAGSASAVLGMLPLTLGSIVSPLVGINETTAIPMAAILFSTALLGFVAFFTLTKNKNETEKCEVNEFKTEVSP, encoded by the coding sequence ATGATTCATAATCCAACTGGAAAAAAACGTCTAGGGTTGGCGTTTCTACTCAGCACGCTTGCGATATTAGGTCCGCTTAATATCGATATGTATTTGCCAAGTTTTCCTGCTATCGCTGATCATTTAGATGCGCGAGCTTCCCTTGTGCAGCTTAGCTTAACATCGTGTTTACTAGGACTTGCCATTGGTCAAATAGTGATTGGTCCAATCAGTGATGCGAAGGGACGAAAGCGACCTTTACTCATCTCCATCTCTTTATTTATGTTATCTTCATTGCTCTGTGCTCTGGCGCCTACTATCACGGCTTTAGTCATCGCACGCTTTTTGCAAGGTTTTACGGCTTCTGCAGGAGTTGTTCTTTCTCGCGCGATTGTCAGAGACGTTTTTAGTGGAAGAGAGCTTACGAAGTTTTTTGCTCTGTTAATGGTTATAAATGCCTTTGCGCCAATGATAGCACCGATGGCCGGAGGTGCTATTTTACTTCTTCCTTTTGCAAGCTGGCATACTATTTTCTTGTTTTTAAGCTTAATAGGCCTTTTAATTGTTTTAACAATCTCAATGCGTTTAAAGGAAACCTTGCCAATTGAAAATAGAACGCCAAGTTCAATTGGCCATTCTGTTCGTACAATGGGTAGCTTATTACAAGATCGTTCTTTTATTGGGTATGCCTTAATTGTCGGACTTGTCCACGGAGGAAGTTTTGCTTATGTATCAGGTACTCCATTTGTCTATCAGGGGATATATCATGTTTCTCCACAAGTTTTTAGCATTTTGTTTGGCATTAACGGTTTAGCCATTGTGACAGGGAGCTTTATTATTGGACGCTTTAGCGGAATTCTTCATGAAAGAAGCTTGCTTCGCATTGCTGTGATTACGGCTGTAAGTGCTACTAGCGTACTTCTTATTATGACAATGCTTAAAGGGCCACTTGCTACGCTTGTTATCCCCATTTTTATTTACATGATCTCTATAGGAATGACGATCACAAGCTCTGTGACATTGGCAATGAAAAATCAAGGACATAGAGCAGGAAGTGCGAGTGCCGTGTTAGGTATGCTTCCACTAACTTTAGGGTCAATTGTTTCTCCTTTAGTAGGTATTAACGAAACAACAGCGATTCCGATGGCTGCTATTTTATTTAGTACGGCGCTTTTGGGTTTTGTAGCTTTCTTTACGTTAACTAAAAACAAGAATGAAACAGAAAAGTGCGAAGTTAACGAGTTTAAAACGGAGGTTTCTCCGTAA
- the solA gene encoding N-methyl-L-tryptophan oxidase yields MSTHYDVIVIGLGAMGSTAAYQLAKKGQRVLGLEQFGPAHDLGSSHGGSRIIRQSYFEDPAYVPLLLRAYELWDEIERESGQEILTVTGGLMMGPPDSLTVSGSIESSKQWNLAYEILEAKDIYKRFPVFTPSPTTIALYEEKAGFVRPEASVYTHLLQAEKYGAELHFFEEVALWEAHPSGEGVRVVTANGVYEAGKIIISAGAWAPNLLQELGVSLQVERHVQMFFEPTQGIDVFSVGKQPIYIWEADDYVQLYGFPSFGLGAEGAKVAFFRKGTTCTPETIDRNIYEDEVNMMRHYLAQGLPQLNGRFLQGKTCMYTNTPDEHFVISLHPEHPQVAVAAGFSGHGFKFASVVGEILADLVIEGKTNHPIDLFTPQRFATNKIV; encoded by the coding sequence ATGTCAACACATTATGATGTCATTGTTATCGGGTTAGGAGCTATGGGGAGTACAGCTGCTTATCAACTCGCCAAAAAAGGCCAGCGGGTATTGGGGTTAGAACAGTTCGGTCCCGCCCATGACCTAGGATCGAGTCACGGTGGTTCTAGGATCATTCGGCAGTCGTATTTTGAAGACCCTGCTTACGTTCCATTATTGCTTCGTGCCTACGAATTGTGGGATGAAATTGAAAGAGAAAGCGGTCAAGAAATTCTTACGGTTACCGGTGGACTTATGATGGGACCTCCTGATAGCTTGACGGTCTCTGGAAGTATCGAAAGTTCTAAACAGTGGAATCTTGCGTATGAGATTCTAGAAGCGAAGGATATTTACAAACGGTTTCCGGTGTTTACACCTTCACCTACTACGATTGCTTTATATGAAGAAAAGGCTGGGTTCGTTAGGCCAGAAGCGAGCGTATATACTCACCTTCTTCAAGCAGAAAAATACGGAGCTGAGCTTCATTTTTTTGAAGAGGTGGCGTTGTGGGAAGCCCATCCTTCTGGTGAAGGTGTGCGCGTTGTAACAGCTAATGGAGTATATGAAGCAGGAAAAATTATTATTTCTGCAGGCGCTTGGGCACCTAATTTATTACAAGAGTTGGGTGTCAGCTTACAGGTAGAGCGTCATGTACAAATGTTTTTTGAACCAACACAAGGAATAGATGTTTTTTCAGTTGGAAAACAGCCGATTTATATTTGGGAAGCAGATGATTATGTACAATTGTATGGTTTCCCTTCTTTTGGATTAGGGGCTGAAGGAGCAAAAGTGGCGTTTTTCCGAAAAGGAACAACGTGTACGCCGGAAACGATTGATCGAAATATATATGAAGACGAAGTTAATATGATGCGACACTATCTAGCTCAAGGTCTTCCACAGCTTAACGGTCGATTTTTACAAGGGAAAACGTGCATGTATACCAATACACCAGATGAACATTTTGTCATTTCACTACATCCTGAACATCCTCAAGTAGCGGTTGCAGCAGGGTTTTCTGGACATGGGTTTAAGTTTGCAAGCGTAGTAGGAGAGATTTTAGCAGATTTAGTGATAGAGGGGAAAACCAATCACCCGATTGATTTGTTTACTCCGCAGCGATTTGCGACTAATAAAATAGTATAA
- the megL gene encoding methionine gamma-lyase, with protein MNEKEKYQFETKAIHAGYESKHHFDSLAPPIYQTSTFTFSSLEQGTNRFSGAENGYVYSRLSNPTVTILEERMAQLEEGEAALAFGSGMAAVSAVLIGLTKAGDHILCSKGVYGCTFGLLEMLEGKYQIHHSFSNLETEEEILAAIREDTACIYIETPINPTMTLVDLELVTSIAKQKGIPVVVDNTFSTPYLQQPLKLGCDVVIHSATKFIGGHGDVVAGIVIGNEEVISVLRKTTQKDIGGILSPFDAWLLLRGLKTLAVRMDRHCENAEHIAKQLSLHPKVKAVYYPGDKKSSAYSLMQKQMKKGGGLLSFEVEGGYEETVKVVNQLKLISIAVSLGDAETLIQHPASMTHAVVPEEARKEMGISNELLRLSVGLEAWEDIMKDLQQALNSI; from the coding sequence ATGAACGAAAAAGAGAAATATCAGTTTGAAACAAAAGCCATTCACGCAGGGTATGAGTCTAAACATCATTTTGATAGTTTAGCTCCGCCTATTTATCAAACGTCTACATTTACGTTTTCGTCTCTAGAACAAGGTACAAACCGGTTTAGCGGAGCAGAAAATGGTTATGTGTATTCCCGATTATCTAACCCAACAGTCACCATTTTAGAAGAGCGTATGGCCCAGCTTGAAGAAGGAGAAGCCGCTTTGGCCTTTGGATCGGGAATGGCTGCAGTATCGGCTGTGTTAATTGGGCTTACAAAAGCAGGCGATCATATTTTATGTTCTAAAGGAGTGTATGGATGCACGTTTGGTCTCTTAGAAATGCTTGAGGGAAAATATCAAATCCATCATTCATTTTCCAACTTGGAAACTGAGGAAGAAATTCTTGCTGCTATTAGAGAAGATACAGCATGTATTTATATTGAAACACCGATTAATCCAACTATGACTCTAGTGGATTTGGAGCTAGTTACTTCTATCGCTAAACAAAAAGGAATTCCCGTTGTAGTAGACAATACATTTTCAACTCCTTATTTGCAACAACCGCTGAAGCTTGGATGCGACGTAGTTATTCATAGTGCAACTAAATTTATTGGTGGACACGGAGATGTTGTCGCAGGAATTGTAATAGGGAACGAAGAGGTTATTTCCGTACTGCGCAAAACGACGCAAAAAGATATCGGAGGCATTCTTTCACCGTTTGATGCTTGGCTGTTACTCCGAGGTTTAAAAACGCTGGCCGTTCGAATGGATCGTCACTGTGAGAATGCTGAACATATCGCAAAACAATTAAGTCTCCATCCCAAGGTAAAAGCCGTTTATTATCCAGGCGATAAAAAGAGCTCTGCTTATTCTCTCATGCAAAAGCAAATGAAAAAAGGAGGGGGGCTTCTCTCCTTTGAAGTGGAAGGCGGTTATGAAGAAACCGTAAAAGTTGTGAATCAGCTTAAGCTCATTTCCATTGCAGTGAGTCTTGGAGATGCTGAAACACTTATTCAGCATCCTGCCTCTATGACGCATGCAGTTGTGCCAGAAGAAGCTCGGAAAGAAATGGGGATCTCAAACGAACTCCTTCGTTTATCAGTTGGACTGGAGGCCTGGGAAGATATTATGAAAGATTTACAGCAGGCATTAAATAGTATATAA
- a CDS encoding PaaI family thioesterase yields MEQVVKAIQDEYPDDFAWCYGCGRLNQDGYHFRTGWLGEKTITLYTPKPEHKAIPGFVYGGLLASLIDCHGTGSASLALYRKNGYEIGDSAEPPRFVTGSLHVDFKKPTPQGEVLKAIGTVEEIHPKKWRVKTEVYANDTVVATGEVVAVVMPNTFTRKEE; encoded by the coding sequence ATGGAACAAGTAGTAAAAGCGATTCAAGACGAATATCCGGATGATTTTGCATGGTGTTACGGCTGCGGCCGATTAAATCAAGACGGCTATCATTTTCGGACAGGATGGCTAGGGGAAAAAACAATTACCCTTTATACACCTAAGCCTGAACATAAAGCTATACCAGGATTTGTGTATGGCGGACTTCTTGCATCACTAATTGATTGTCATGGAACAGGCTCTGCATCTCTTGCTCTATACCGTAAAAATGGCTACGAAATAGGAGATTCAGCAGAGCCGCCGCGGTTTGTTACCGGTTCTCTCCACGTAGATTTTAAAAAACCAACGCCGCAGGGTGAAGTACTAAAAGCAATAGGAACAGTTGAAGAAATTCATCCGAAGAAATGGAGAGTTAAAACAGAAGTATACGCTAATGACACCGTTGTTGCGACTGGAGAAGTTGTGGCAGTTGTTATGCCAAATACGTTTACAAGAAAAGAAGAATAA
- a CDS encoding winged helix-turn-helix transcriptional regulator, with protein MSRLFSKTFNCEKELTLTIIGGKWKMLIMWHLGKEGTKRFGELKSMIPGITQRMLVSQLRELEEDQIVHRKVYPVVPPKVEYSLTEHGRSLMPILEAMDEWGKNYMEIVIDPEMNNSTHMG; from the coding sequence TTGAGCAGACTTTTTAGCAAAACGTTTAACTGTGAAAAGGAATTAACATTGACGATTATTGGAGGCAAGTGGAAAATGTTGATTATGTGGCATCTAGGAAAAGAAGGGACGAAACGATTTGGTGAGTTAAAGTCTATGATACCGGGAATTACTCAGCGAATGTTAGTAAGTCAGCTGCGAGAATTAGAAGAAGATCAAATCGTTCACCGAAAAGTCTATCCGGTTGTACCTCCAAAAGTTGAATATTCCTTGACTGAACACGGGAGAAGTTTGATGCCAATTCTTGAGGCCATGGACGAGTGGGGAAAAAATTATATGGAAATCGTCATAGACCCTGAAATGAATAATTCCACACATATGGGATAA
- the zwf gene encoding glucose-6-phosphate dehydrogenase, with product MGSVARSRDNCLKSHSPQALEVDSMTFILFGATGDLAKRKIFPALYNLFLDKKLPPSFSIVGTGRSNWSDDAFQTYVEESVKTFSRRFRQGKSRVKEFLKTVRYHKMDVTNSDGYEQLLHAIQEGEAELNIPENRLFYLSVAPEFVDVIASNINRGELGSTKGWKRLIIEKPFGHDLQSAQVLNQKLTETFKEEEIYRIDHYLGKPMIQNLEALASANPILQALWNHHYVANVQITASETVGVEERSHYYDQSGAIRDMFQNHMLQMLMMTAMQPPKTLNIAKIRQEKIKIMESLRPLQKESIHSNVIRGQYEAGKIQDCSVIGYKEELGINVFSVNDTFIAVRVWIDHELWKGVPFYLRTGKRMSEKCTRIVIEFKNPLKDLYTNEEAIPNLLVVEISPNEGISLQLNSKNPLNDNKIEPIFINFSTNQREVPEAYELLLFDALQGDSTFFAHWEEVELSWKWVQPILEAFNDEHFPLHFYPAGTMGPAASNQLLKEDGFKWW from the coding sequence TTGGGCAGTGTAGCTCGTTCACGTGATAATTGTCTCAAGTCTCATTCACCACAAGCGTTAGAAGTGGATTCCATGACCTTTATCTTATTTGGAGCAACAGGAGATTTGGCTAAAAGAAAAATTTTTCCTGCGTTATATAATTTATTTTTAGATAAAAAGCTGCCTCCTTCCTTTTCTATTGTTGGTACTGGTAGAAGCAACTGGTCTGATGATGCCTTTCAAACATACGTAGAAGAATCAGTAAAGACCTTTTCAAGGCGCTTTAGACAAGGCAAGTCTAGGGTAAAAGAATTTCTTAAGACAGTTCGCTATCATAAAATGGATGTTACCAATAGTGACGGGTATGAACAGTTGCTTCATGCCATTCAAGAAGGCGAAGCAGAATTAAATATTCCTGAAAATCGTCTTTTCTATTTATCAGTGGCTCCTGAATTTGTAGATGTTATTGCTTCAAATATCAATAGAGGCGAATTAGGGTCTACAAAAGGCTGGAAACGTCTTATTATCGAAAAGCCTTTCGGACACGATTTACAATCTGCCCAAGTGTTAAATCAAAAGCTTACTGAAACGTTCAAAGAGGAAGAGATTTATCGTATCGACCACTATCTTGGAAAACCGATGATTCAAAACCTGGAAGCTTTAGCATCTGCAAACCCTATTTTACAAGCATTATGGAATCATCACTACGTTGCAAATGTTCAGATTACAGCTAGCGAAACAGTTGGTGTAGAAGAAAGATCGCATTACTATGATCAGTCCGGTGCGATTAGGGATATGTTCCAAAACCATATGCTTCAAATGCTTATGATGACTGCCATGCAGCCGCCAAAGACGCTTAATATTGCAAAAATCCGCCAAGAAAAGATAAAAATTATGGAAAGCCTTCGTCCTCTACAAAAAGAGTCTATCCATTCAAACGTCATAAGAGGTCAATACGAAGCGGGGAAAATCCAAGATTGTTCAGTTATAGGGTATAAAGAAGAGCTCGGCATCAATGTTTTTTCAGTTAATGACACATTTATAGCAGTCCGGGTATGGATTGATCATGAGCTTTGGAAAGGAGTGCCCTTCTATCTTCGCACAGGAAAAAGAATGAGTGAAAAATGCACGCGTATCGTCATTGAATTTAAAAATCCTTTAAAAGATCTTTATACAAACGAAGAAGCCATCCCTAACCTTTTAGTTGTCGAAATCAGCCCAAATGAAGGTATCTCACTGCAATTAAACAGCAAAAATCCTTTGAATGATAATAAAATCGAACCTATTTTTATCAATTTCTCAACAAATCAAAGAGAAGTACCCGAAGCTTATGAACTGTTGTTATTCGATGCTTTACAGGGAGACTCCACATTTTTTGCTCATTGGGAAGAAGTTGAATTATCTTGGAAATGGGTTCAACCTATTTTAGAAGCTTTTAACGATGAACACTTTCCTCTTCATTTTTATCCTGCAGGTACGATGGGACCAGCAGCTTCAAATCAACTGTTAAAAGAAGACGGATTTAAGTGGTGGTAG